The stretch of DNA GGTGCCTTTGGTACATAAGGCTTCAAGATTGGATTTGGTGAAGACGGGCTAGGagcctcttctttcttcctgtTTTCAGGCTTTTCtgcagcttcttcttcattgctttcctGGTTTTGAATGGCTTCTTCTAgcacttttccacttctaagTGTGATGACCTTGCATTCCCCTCTTGGGTTGGCCATGGTGTCACTTGGAAATGTGTGTAGGCATTCGGATTTTCTTGGATAAGAACCCGACTTGTGCTTCCCGTTTTGAGATTGCTGCACCTTGGTTCTTTAAATTTGACCTGTATTCTTCTTGGTTGGCATCTATCTTCTTTTCAGCTTGTGCTTGCATTTCCAAGAGGGTAGAAATGGCTCCTGTGAGTTGTGATGATAGCTGTGCTATTGTGGCCTCTACTCTCTCAAAGTTATTTCACACGGCTGTGAGGTTGGGGTTAGTGTGTCTTAATGGTGGTATGTTTGCTAGTTGGAAGGATATGATGTGTGAGGTGGATTGTGGTAAGGTCTGTTGTTATTTGACTGATGGTTGGAGTTGTGATTCTGGTATTGATTGGCTTGGTATGGTTTGTTGTGCTCTTGGTTGTGATTTTGTTGGTtcctccacccaaaatttgggtggttcttctatcctgggttgtatgtcttagagttagggtcatatggtggTCGAGAGGGGTTATGCACATAGTTTGCTTGTTCACGTTCAACTTCTGGTCATTTTCTTCTTGGGGTGGTGCTTGAGCTTGGACAACTGCAACTTGATTGTTTTCCATTTTCTTGGTTAAGGCTGCTAATTGTGCTGCAATTGCCTTGTTTTGTGCCAACAGGGCATCCATAGAATTGAGTTCCAGCACCCCCTTCTTTTGGCCTCTTtctgaagcatagaagtagttaTTCTCAACTatagtttcaatgacatctatggcttcctcaatagttttcttcttgttgagtgaaCCCCCTAAAGAGTGGTCCACAGCCTTCTTCGATTCATaggttaatccttcatagaaaatgtggagctgcacccactcattaaacatattcggtgggcatttccttgttagatctttgaacctctcccaggcttcatagagtgtttcaccatctagctgtctgaaggtttgtacctcagctctTATCCTGTTGATCCTCTGTGGAAGGTATATCTCGCTAGAAACTTGTTCACAACATCCTCCCATGTGGTTAGGCTCACCTTCGAAAATGATTCTAACCACTTTGTTGCCTTATCTCTGAGTGAGAAAGCGAATAGAAGTAGTTTGTAGGTGTCAGGGTGTACACCAATGGACTTTACAGTATCgcatatcctcaagaatgtgttgagatgttgatttggatctttttgagcacctcctccatatGAGCAGTTATTCTGGACTagtgtgatgagttgaggtttcaactcaaagttgttggcatggattGTTGGCTTGAGGATGATGTTGCCACATTTTCCTAGATTTGGGTTGATAtaggagcctaagactctcctctcttgcccaGCTTGATTTTCAGCTCCTCCTCCTACATCTTCGTGCACTTCGTCTTCCATGGTGGTTGTtagatcttcttctccaactATTCCCTTGCCTCTAGcctccctccttaatctaaggaaggttctctcaggttcactATCAAAAGAGGATGAAGTATCTCCTCTTCTACCTGCATATAGCCAACACATAGCAAGAAAAGAGCAAGTGAAGAAATATCCTtagttaaaattattgattAGCTTGAGTGATGCAATTAATCAAACAGTTAGAAGAGTGAAAGTATAAACAATGAATAGCTAAAGAATCTCAGAAAGACaagaaagagaaatagagaTTAGAAAGGAATTTAAAGGTTACACTAGGAattgaataaagaaaaataaaataataaaaaaatgcttaatctagctctccaattggtttaatcattgtcaaattcaaaccaatccccggcaacggcgccataaaacttgatgggCTGAATTCACTACCCTTCcccaataatattgatgaatccactcttggcaagcgcaccaaaattatcgtcaagtattaacccacagtggagtgggaacGTATCCACAGAAattggtagatttgagcaattttaatcaattggtgaattagtcaagctcaaCAGAATAAGTTGTGTGTGCATaattataaatggcagaaaattaaatgacaaaagaaatagaataaagcaataaagtgcagaaatgggaataacaagaatgtaaaggggaatgggattttgcagaatgtaagtaaagctataaaagaatgggagagataagagtgggggaattcattgagatcaggagatacTGTCTTTTTGGATTAATTCCAGCTCATATCCTCTttaatcatgcaactcattgacctcttggcaatcatgattgattgagccctaATCCCTTGGttactcaatctctcagatcttgattaATAGCCAATTCTTTAGTCTAATtcctcatgaagagagatatgcttggtccctgattgtaccacacatcatcataggtccaggtagagggaagattatatgtcaccatatccaaacactaaaatccagattctactcaagtgtgagaagggacctctagcatggtttcatgtttccttttccaaggttcccatgaaacccattttgcagtcaatctcttttccaagttaaTTGAACATTAAGCACTAAaatcgaaattccttctagcaaatcaaagagaagatgaagagaagaagaaattcactatcattaatccatcaagtacaatagagctccctctctcaatgagaggcaatttagctactcatagctcagagagaaagtacaaaagatggaagagatgaagtgtgaaaagtaaaaagtgaTATCAAAACTAAACTCTGTGACTTGCTAACTCCCTTTTTCCAATACTTCaaagggtatttatactactcctagatctagaaaataaaagaaaactacaaaagtgaaagaaaaattacaatttggagggaaaagaaaccAAACAAACGTGACCATCCAACTGGCGTGTGACTGGCGCTTCTCTGGCGTGTCATGCTCTTTCTGTTTCTAatttggcatgccacgcctctccattcaagtggcatgccatcCTCTATTTCACCCCTAGCGTGCCATGCCTTTGAGtctaagtggcacgcccaggacaTTTTAAAGGGCAAaatagcctggcgtgccacgccttcgaatcaaagtggcacgcccaaggtcACTTCCCTTATTTCTATGCTTCTGGAGATTTGTACCAGCGTGGCACACCCAGggtctggcatgccacgcccttcTTAAAGCTTCACCCCCTTGCCAGTGTGCCACGCCTCGCCATCCAAGTGGTACGCCTGAGTTCATttgctcctcttcttcctctctggaAAACATTACCAGCATGCCACGCCATGAGACTGGCATGTCACGCCCTTCAGTTGCTTCATCTTcttactggcgtgccacgcctcgctatccaagtggcacgcctgagttcatgggccttttaattctttctctggaaaacactaccagcgtgccacgccatgagacTGGCGTGTCATGCCCTTCATTTGCCATGGTCCTAGatgttggcatgccacgcctggatgttcaagtggcacaccaaagTGAGATAATTAAgccggcgtgccacgccttcgataccaagtggcacggcCAGCTTTTGCATGGTCCCCTTGTTcactggcatgccatgccttgttgctcaagtggcacgcccattcaattgtgggtcatataagcttggcgtgccacgccttggtcctcaagtggcacgcacGAGTGAACTCTGgggctggcgtgccacaccttcgacacaaagtggcacgccatagtgatgCCTCTTCTAGTAATGAGTTCGCGTGCCACGCCCtgctcctggcgtgccacgcccctttgatgGTCTTCCATTTTTGCTCTCTGGAATGTTGTACCAGTGTGCCATGCCCAGcttctggcgtgccatgccaatACACTTTTATGGCATttgttccaagtggcacgctTGCTTCACACGCCCccacttgttttgttgttttctttcccatttttgatgtctTCTCCACCTGAAATCCagcacaaactcatttcaaagcaatgtactatgatattcatcaattaaggcatgaattgcaatgatcaaTTAAGATTATACCTCTTTTATGGTcttttttatgcaagaaaaagggtagatgatgtaagtcatcacaacaccaaacttaagctttgcttgtcccaagcaaatcaatCTGAGTGGTCTTTTTGGTGAATTGAGGCTTGACCTTCAATGTATGCACTATAACTAGGAATTGGACTAAATGCTCAACACATGCATGAGTGCTTTGAATATCACAAAGAGTTCCTAGATCGTGGTTTTTTCTAATTATGTGTCTTAGGAGTCCTTTTcattgattgtcaccttgaagtagtaaggtttaactctttctttctctttttttttcttttctatttattgaccacgactctaagtgttttgtctcaagacaaccCTTTAGTTAGGCTTTCAATCAACACTCCCAAGTCAGTTGACTTTAGGGTGCTAGCTGTTGAAACACCCATGagaatttacttgcccaggcctcttcttgacacatcttcactacaagcatctactaggggttctaactctttttgagtttttcaatATTTCCTTTCCCTCCttagtagttgatgctcagagcctttggTCTTTGTTACTTACTACTTCTTGGTTCTATAGAtattcaaggaacccccatcaACTTCTACTTGTCATGCCTTCTAGGACTAGTTACTTCTCATGactcattttttttcacttcatTCACGGTTTTTTTTTCACTTAGTCTTTTGTTCCTTAGTTCTTTTGAATAAGATTTCTTGGTCTTAGTCTCATTTACTCTTGTTCATACTCACAATAACTCTTATGGAAACAAACTCTACTTTattgatgaagatgaagacTACAATTatcattgcattttctttcttgcatatCAAAGGACTCACAAAAGACTTTAGCagaataaaacataaactatcctaACATTATCAATTATTCTCAAACATAAAGTAAACAGATCAAGAAACTTAAGCAAAATTCAGAAATTTGGGAAATGTTAACCatggaactcaacaaccttatgCAGCTTCTTCAGTTCATTGGCCCCTTGcctttgtccttcttcttggaggCGGAGGAGTCATCTTCACCCTTTTTGGAGGATCCTTCTGGTGCTTTCTTCATCTCcaacgatcttgacaaagcatattcAACTCCCGTCCAACCTTGCCGAAGGACTTCCACCTTTTGAAAGATTCTTCACTTTCAAGCTCTTCCTCACCAGATTCATCCAACTCTTCTCTGTCgctcaaattataaatatgaggttgagagaaatctacttCAATGTTGCTTTCAATTTCATCGGGAGAAGGTTGGCTTggttcattatcatcatcaccaaggaAACTTGCCTCTTGATCTATTCTGTCCAATTCTTCATAGGAAACAtgtcttggaggttgtgcactaccctcctcaacattaatttcaagcttcttggaggaatactctacaactctagattcccatggaggttcagcatctcctaggtcttcaaccacttcctcctcttcaacaagtacggcttcctccaattgttccagtacaaaatcacattcctcattttccaccagagtttctaatctctccttcatgctacattcttcattagattctccacatgtagccatgggagtccCTTGAGTATCTAAACTTGGGAGGTTAATCCATTTATTAACTCATCTAAGGTAGCCGTGAATTTTAGTACCTTCCTTTTCATCTCCTCTTGCCCTTGAAGAATAACACCAAAgatgtcatccattggaggttggggtggatggaAGGGTTCATCGCATGGGAAGAATGGTTTATCTTGATagggatatggagatggtgtatattgaggtggtagttcttgggagtaattgtgttggaatgggggtggttctaagtatggctcataaggctcttggtatggtgggtaaggattagggtcatatagGGGTGTTTGGTAACATGGGGCTTGTGAGTACAGTGGCTCAaaactatgttgaggagggagttcataggcatatggtggtggttatTGGTAACTACAACGGGGTCCAGCATAGCtattagattgatatgcatctTGGAATGGCTTTTACTCATAGTacgttggtggaggttgttgccaagagggttgtcCATAAGCTTGAGGCTCtttccacctttgattgtcccatccttgatgtatgttctcattatagcttcaatttcctacaacataatttgaaccaaactcatagccaaaggggtgagaattcatagtagcaaataaaaaaactaataaaaataagcaacaaagtcctaaaactaacaaaaaaaaggcACACGTTTGAAATTCcccaacaacggcgccaaaaattaatGTGAGGATTTTCGTCGGtcaagaatttcacaaaaatgtcgcgttgcaagtatagatcTAACCTGACAATTAATCTTCAGTCaatgtttaaattatttgtcagttaagcaaacccaataaaattaaccgaagtattcaaacctcaggtcgtctctcaaggaattgcagggaagtgtacttataattggttatggaaaagtgttTTTGGGGGTTTTGTGATAAGagacaagtaatgtaaataacaaggaaataaaataacaactaaaaaaagtcctagcaaggattgagaattggaattcctatcaTCATTATCGTCATCAATTATGGTGGTAATTGCCTTttgctttcacttagttaacctctaacaatgaaagaaagtcaagtgagcaaaatcaaattaatcaagagtctctaattgatcaatccaagttaagaatataaaagtctaatttaaaatccaaccaagcattttattaaACACTTGGAAAGCATAAactaaaaacatagaaaactaacaagacatagcaaaatctaaaactaaccaaagcaaagaaataacaataacaaagcaattgaacaataagaaacgtgaaacataaattgcattaatgaaaATTGAGAGTAACACATGAGCTCATAAACTAAATTAGCAAAATAAAGGAATCAATGAGAGAAGTAGATAACTAAAGTgttagaacaaataaaagtagaagaaaactaaattaaagtaagGTAGATATCCGaatttgagaaagaaaaagactaaaaaccataaaacctagagagaggagtctagaaaactacatctaaaacctaaagtgtgtgaatgaatgaatgattgattgattCCTCCCTTCCAGcttcactctgcagcctctaatctgtattttcgaGTCTGAAACTAGGTCAAAAGCAGCCTAAAAATTGCCCCCAGTGAATTCACTTTACCGAGGCACGTGatgcttgtcacgcgtacgcatcagccACGCTACGCCTCGCTGAACGAATTCctagtcatgcgtacgcgtcacttgttTGCTAcacagtcatgcgtacgcatcgtcCATACGTGCGCATCGCGACCATATTCTGAAatccttaatttcttgtgttccttccacttttgcatgcttcttttccatcctctaagccattcctgccctatagaccttgaaaacacttaacaaacatatcacggcatcgaatggcaataagagagaattaaaattagcagatttaaggccaaagaagtatgttttcaatcatagcacaaaattaggaaggaaaatgtaaaacatacaATTTACATagataagtgtgagaatagttgataaaatccactcaattcaatacaaaataaaccataaaatagtggtttatcatatGCCAAGGAAACAAGGCTTCACAATCGGCAGACTTACTCATGTTCCACGAGGAAGTGGTGAAGATTATTTCCTAAGACTTCTACTCAACATTCAAAGGGGTTGTGTAAGTTTTGTTGACATACGTACAGTTGCCGGCGATGTGTACAGTATGTTCAAGGAAGCATGTTATGCATTGGGCCTTCTGTAAGATGATAAAGAATTTGTTGATGCCATCTTGGAAGCAGGTAATTAGACTTCTGCAAACTACATCCATGACCTTTTTGTGGTGCTTTTATTGTCAAACAATATGGGTAGACCTGAAAATATGTGGCAACAATGTTATGATGTTTTGTCTGAAGACATTCTTTACTTTCAGAGAAAATCCATGCAAATTGTAGGTAGGTTGAATTATTACATATTTGTTCTTGTTgctaatttatattaaattcaaGTAATTTATGTCTAATTAATATGTGCGTCATTGTGTATCCTTGATAGACCTGCAACTATCCGAATATCATATAATGAATCTGACTCTATCAAAGATAGAGGAAAAATTACAGACTAATGGTAGATCACTCAGAGAGTTTGATGGGATGCCTTTTCCAAGCTTTGGCACTATTGAAGGGTTAGATGATCAGTTAATCATAGATGAACTGAACTTTGATGTCGATATTCTGCGCAATCAGTTAGATACAAACTAAACAAACATGAATAAAGATCAAAGGAAATCATTCGATGTGATTATCAATGCAATAAATGGAAACCAAGGTGGGTTTTTTTTCGTCTATGGGTACGGTGGAACCGGTAACACATTTCTCTATAACACTCTCTCAGCAGCTCTAAGGAGCAAAGGGAAAATTGTTCTGAATGTTGCTTCAAGCGGTATTGCTTCTTTGTTGCTTCCAAATGGACGCACTGTACAATTAAGGTTTAAGATACCCTTGGACTTGAATGAAGACTCGGTTTGTTGTATTAAGCAAGGCACCTCATTGTCTAAACTGGTTTGTAGAGCAAAACTTATTATATGGAATGAGGCACCGATGTTGAATAAGATGTGCTATGAAGCTCTCGACAGATGCCTAAGGGACATTGTTAGGTTTGAGCCTTACTATAATCCATAATTACCATTTGGAGGAAAGGTTATGGTTTAATGTGGTGACTTCAGGCAAATTCTACCTGTAATTCCAATGGGATCTCGCCAAGATATTATCCAAGCAGCCATAAACTCATCTTACCTATGGCAACATTGTAATATATTAAGACTAACAATTAACATGCGTTTAACTGTTAGAGCAACTTATACATCACTCATTGATGTTTCTCATTTTGCTTCATGGTTGCTAGACATCGGTGATGGTATTGCTAGAGATTCCACTGATGGTGAGTCTATTGTGGTAATGCCTGATGAAATTATAATTCAAGATTTCGACCAATTGGTTGACTTTGTTTATCGCAAGTTGTTGGTTAATATCAACAACACATCATTCTTCAAAGTTCATTCAATCTTGGTCCCAACACTAGAAGTTGTCAACGATGTTAACTATTATAATGCAACGTGTGGATGCCGATGTGAAAACTTATTTAAGCTCAGATACTTTGTAtcttgaagaagaaaacatggAATCTGAATTGGATACACTTACACCAGATGTCCTTAATGCAATTAATTGATATGGTTTGCCGCCTCATGAATTGACTCTGAAAatgggtgatgagcggataatttatatgctttttggcattgtttttaggtagtttttagtatgatttagttagcttctagtatatttttattagtttttaagaaaaattcacatttctggacattactatgagtttgtgtatttttttgtgattttaggtattttctggctgaaattgagggacctgagaaaaatctgattcagaggctgaaaaaggactgcagatgttgttggattctgacctccctatactcaaaatggattttctggagctacaaaaggcCAATTGGTGccctctcaattgcgttggaaagtagacatccagggctttccagcaatagataatagtctata from Arachis duranensis cultivar V14167 chromosome 4, aradu.V14167.gnm2.J7QH, whole genome shotgun sequence encodes:
- the LOC107484227 gene encoding uncharacterized protein LOC107484227 translates to MNKDQRKSFDVIINAINGNQGGFFFVYGYGGTGNTFLYNTLSAALRSKGKIVLNVASSGIASLLLPNGRTVQLRFKIPLDLNEDSVCCIKQGTSLSKLVCRAKLIIWNEAPMLNKMCYEALDRCLRDIVRQILPVIPMGSRQDIIQAAINSSYLWQHCNILRLTINMRLTVRATYTSLIDVSHFASWLLDIGDGIARDSTDGESIVVMPDEIIIQDFDQLVDFVYRKLLVNINNTSFFKVHSILVPTLEVVNDVNYYNATCGCRCENLFKLRYFVS